Proteins from a genomic interval of Paracoccus methylovorus:
- a CDS encoding branched-chain amino acid ABC transporter permease, whose protein sequence is MAELIQILISGLAAGSIYALAAVGFTLLWQASQTINFAQGEFVMLPAFFVLIGMGLGLSMWPAIGFALILSLLILGVAFKKLIVEPMLPHGTLPLVIATIALGVLMKESVKEFYGATAQPFPAIFPQKVYNFAGASVSVQDIGNLAVSMLAIGGLQLFLNRTRTGRCMQASAQNPQVAEILGVDVKRMVLYTFLINAALATIASVLISPVYLAKFSNGETLGLVAFIAAIVGGFNQIRGALVGGLLIGVIDNLSAVYISAEYRSAMPLILLITIILLRPQGLLGTKEGRAV, encoded by the coding sequence ATGGCCGAGTTAATCCAGATCCTGATTTCCGGGCTTGCCGCCGGTTCCATCTATGCCCTTGCGGCGGTGGGCTTTACCCTGTTGTGGCAGGCGTCGCAGACCATCAACTTTGCGCAGGGCGAATTCGTCATGCTGCCGGCCTTTTTCGTGCTGATCGGCATGGGGCTGGGCCTGTCGATGTGGCCCGCCATCGGCTTTGCGCTGATCCTGTCGCTGCTGATCCTTGGGGTTGCCTTCAAGAAGCTGATCGTCGAGCCGATGCTGCCCCATGGCACCTTGCCGCTGGTGATCGCCACCATCGCGCTTGGGGTGTTGATGAAGGAAAGCGTCAAAGAGTTTTACGGCGCCACCGCCCAACCCTTTCCGGCGATCTTTCCGCAAAAAGTCTATAATTTCGCCGGGGCCAGCGTCTCGGTGCAGGATATCGGCAACCTGGCCGTGTCGATGCTGGCCATTGGCGGCTTGCAACTGTTCCTGAACCGCACCCGCACCGGCCGCTGCATGCAGGCCAGTGCCCAGAACCCGCAGGTGGCCGAGATCCTTGGCGTCGATGTCAAGCGGATGGTGCTTTATACCTTTCTGATCAACGCCGCGCTGGCGACCATTGCCTCGGTGCTGATCTCGCCGGTCTACCTCGCCAAGTTCTCGAATGGCGAAACGCTGGGTCTGGTCGCCTTTATCGCGGCCATCGTCGGGGGCTTCAACCAGATCCGCGGAGCATTGGTCGGGGGCTTGCTGATCGGCGTGATCGATAACCTCTCGGCGGTCTATATCTCGGCCGAATACCGCTCGGCGATGCCGTTGATCCTGCTGATCACCATCATCCTGCTGCGCCCGCAGGGCCTTTTGGGCACCAAGGAAGGACGAGCCGTATGA